Below is a genomic region from Shimia isoporae.
CCCGCAGACCTCGTGATCCGCAAGGGGCGTTGGGTCAACGTCCACACCCGCGAAATTCTAGACAACCACGACATTGCCGTCGTAGCCGGCCGCATCGCCTATGTCGGACCGGATGCCGGCCATTGCACTGGCCCCGATACCGAAATCATCGAGGCGGAAGGTCGCTACATGATTCCCGGACTGTGCGACGGGCACATGCACATTGAGTCCGGTATGCTGACTCCGGCGGAGTTCGCCCGCGCGGTGATCGGTCACGGCACAACCACTATGTTCACCGACCCGCACGAGATTGCCAATGTCCTTGGGCTGGACGGGGTTCGGATGATGCACGACGAGGCGTTGTTGCAGCCGATCAATATCTTCACACAGATGCCGTCCTGTGCCCCGTCGGCACCCGGCCTTGAGACCACCGGTTATGAAATCGGACCTGACGACGTGAGCGCGGCAATGCAATGGCCCGGAATCATCGGGCTGGGCGAGATGATGAACTTTCCCGGTGTGATCAACGGCAGTCAGCAGATGTTGGCAGAGATCGCAGCAACGCAAAACGCGGGCAAAACGGTTGGCGGGCATTATGCCAGCCCTGACCTTGGCATCCCGTTCCATGCCTATGCTGCGGGCGGTCCGGCAGACGACCACGAAGGCACCTGCGAAGCCGACGCCATCGCCAGGGTGCGTCAGGGAATGCGCATGATGATGCGCCTCGGGTCGGCCTGGTATGACGTGGAAACCCAAATCACCGCGATCACCGAAAAGGGGCTGGATCCGCGCAACTTCATTTTGTGCACCGATGATTGTCATTCGGGCACGCTGGTCAACGACGGGCATATGAACCGCGTGGTACGTCATGCCATCGACTGTGGTTGCGATCCTGTCGTGGCGCTGCAAATGGCGACCATCAACACTGCCTCGCACTTCGGCCTCGAGCGGGATCTCGGCTCGATTGCTCCCGGCCGCCGCGCCGATGTGATCCTGACGTCGGACCTAAAAACCCTGCCGATCGAGCACGTCGTTGCCCGAGGCCGGACCGTTGCACAGGATGGTGAGGTACTCGTTGAGTGTCCCCACTATGACTGGCCCGACAGCGCGCGCCAGACGGTGAATATGGGCCGCGCGCGTACCGCTGCAGATTTTGAAGTCCGCGCCCCTGAAGGGGCCACCAATGTCACGGCCAATGTGATTGGTGTGATTGAAAACCAGGCTCCAACCAAGGCGCTTACGGCGGATCTCAGGGTCGAAAACGGTGTCGCTTGTGGGGACATAGAGACTGATGTGGCCCAAATCGCGCTGGTCGAGCGTCACCGGGCGACCGGCGGTGTGGTGAATGGGTTTGTGTCGGGCTTCGGCTACAAGGGACGCATGGCCATGGCCTCGACAGTGGCTCACGACAGCCACCACATGATCGTGGTCGGGACCGACCGCGAGATGATGGCCAAGGCTGCCAACCGGCTTGGGGACGTTGGCGGTGGTGTCACCGTTTTCAAGGACGGCGAGGAGATCGCGCTGGTCGAGTTGCCGATTGCGGGTCTGATGTCAGACGCCCCGGCGACAGAGGTCGCGGCCAAAGCCGAAAACATGGTGCAGGCGATGGAGGCTTGCGGATGCACGCTCAACAACGCTTATATGCAGCACTCGCTGTTGGCGCTGGTGGTGATCCCCGAACTTCGGATTTCTGACCTCGGCCTTGTGGATGTGACCCGTTTCGAAATGACTGATGTGATTAAGGCTGCCGAATGACTCCACAACAAATCCCCGTGCACTCCCCTGCCGTCCCAGGGCCGGAAGCATTTACAGACGCCGCCGCCGCCGTGGACCGGCTCGAAGAGCTTTACCGGATCGGCACCACTTATTTGTGCGACCAGTTCAGCCGCGCCCTGCGCAAGGGACCGGATGGCCACCGCATTCGCGCCTACTATCCCGAAATCCGCATTTCCACGACGTCGTTCGCGCAAGTGGACAGCCGCCTGAGCTACGGGCACGTGTCCGAACCGGGAGTGCATTCGGCAACAATCACGCGACCGGATCTCTTCAGAAACTACCTGCAACAACAAATCGGCTTACTGCTGGAGAACCACGGCGTTCCGGTGACCATAGGTGTTTCCGATACGCCGATTCCCGTGCACTTCGCAGTGGCCGCGCAAAGCGACATGACCGTGCCACAGGATGGCGCCGCGGAATTCACCCTGCGTGACATCTTTGATGTGCCGGATCTATCGACCACCAACGACGACATCGTCAACGGCATGTACAAATCCGCAGACGGCGTCGAACCTCTCGCACCGTTCACTGCACAGCGCATTGATTATTCTCTCGCGCGCCTCAGTCACTATACGGCCACTGATCCGGAACACTTCCAGAATCACGTGCTCTTTACGAACTACCAGTTCTACGTGACCGAGTTCGAAGCCTACGCCCGCGCCATGCTGGCCGATCCGAAATCCGGCTACACCAGCTTTGTCAGCACCGGCAATGTCGAGATCACCGATGCCGAAACCGCCATCGCACCGGTGGACAAGCAGCCCCAGATGCCGACTTACCACCTCAAACGGGCTGATGGCTCAGGCATCACGTTGGTCAATATCGGCGTCGGACCGTCCAATGCAAAAACCGCAACAGACCACATCGCCGTGCTGCGGCCTCATGCCTGGATCATGGTAGGCCACTGTGCCGGCCTGCGGAATTCGCAATCGCTTGGCGATTTTGTTCTGGCACACGCCTATCTGCGCGAAGATCACGTTCTGGACGACGATCTTCCCATCTGGGTTCCGATACCGGCGCTGGCCGAGGTACAGGTGGCGATGGAAGACGCAGTTGCAGAAGTCACCAAGCTTAAGGGGTACGACCTGAAACGCGTGATGCGTACCGGTACCGTGGCCACGATCGACAACCGCAATTGGGAACTGCGCGAACACACCGGACCGGTGCAGCGCCTGTCTCAATCCCGCGCCATTGCACTGGATATGGAAAGTGCCACGATCGCGGCAAACGGGTATCGGTTCCGCGTTCCCTACGGCACGCTCCTCTGTGTCAGCGACAAGCCGCTTCATGGCGAATTGAAGCTTCCAGGCATGGCCTCGGACTTCTATAAAACGCAGGTAGCCCGCCATCTGATGATTGGTATTCGGGCCATGGAGACCCTGCGAGAAATGCCGCTGGAACGGCTCCATTCGCGGAAATTGCGCTCTTTTGACGAGACCGCATTCCTCTGACCCTGCGGAAACTTGCCAAAAACCCCACTTTTTAGGGGTTTTTGGGCACACAATTTATTGTGTTCGCCTACCATATCCCGTTAAATGCCGGACACGAGGCCCAATACTCGGGCAGACCAATGGAGACCTGAAATGGCAAAACCGATGACCAAGACCCAACTCGTTGCCGCTCTGGCCGAAGAAATGGGTTCGGACAAGAAATCCGCCGGCGCAGCACTGGAAGCAGTTTGCGCCCTGATCACCCGCGAAGTTTCCGCAGGTGGCGCAGTGACCCTGCCCGGCGTTGGCAAAATCTACTGCCGTGAGCGCCCCGAGCGCATGGTGCGCAACCCTGCCACCGGCGAGCAGATCAAGAAAGACGCAGACAAGGTTGTGAAAATGACCATCGCCAAAGCGCTGAAAGACAGCGTAAACGGCTGATCGCGTCGATCACTGATTTACGGAAAGGGTCGCTTCGGGCGGCCCTTTTTGTTTGGAACAACCTGTGCTGCGAAGCGTGTTTTCCGACCGGATGGAAAGGCGCGGCCCGGGACCTGTCAGTCTGATCCGGGCCGACGCATTGGCATCACAGTTGCGCGCTGGGCGTAGACCG
It encodes:
- a CDS encoding AMP nucleosidase, which gives rise to MTPQQIPVHSPAVPGPEAFTDAAAAVDRLEELYRIGTTYLCDQFSRALRKGPDGHRIRAYYPEIRISTTSFAQVDSRLSYGHVSEPGVHSATITRPDLFRNYLQQQIGLLLENHGVPVTIGVSDTPIPVHFAVAAQSDMTVPQDGAAEFTLRDIFDVPDLSTTNDDIVNGMYKSADGVEPLAPFTAQRIDYSLARLSHYTATDPEHFQNHVLFTNYQFYVTEFEAYARAMLADPKSGYTSFVSTGNVEITDAETAIAPVDKQPQMPTYHLKRADGSGITLVNIGVGPSNAKTATDHIAVLRPHAWIMVGHCAGLRNSQSLGDFVLAHAYLREDHVLDDDLPIWVPIPALAEVQVAMEDAVAEVTKLKGYDLKRVMRTGTVATIDNRNWELREHTGPVQRLSQSRAIALDMESATIAANGYRFRVPYGTLLCVSDKPLHGELKLPGMASDFYKTQVARHLMIGIRAMETLREMPLERLHSRKLRSFDETAFL
- the ade gene encoding adenine deaminase, whose translation is MEHKHFQSWADVAPQLVAVAAGRAPADLVIRKGRWVNVHTREILDNHDIAVVAGRIAYVGPDAGHCTGPDTEIIEAEGRYMIPGLCDGHMHIESGMLTPAEFARAVIGHGTTTMFTDPHEIANVLGLDGVRMMHDEALLQPINIFTQMPSCAPSAPGLETTGYEIGPDDVSAAMQWPGIIGLGEMMNFPGVINGSQQMLAEIAATQNAGKTVGGHYASPDLGIPFHAYAAGGPADDHEGTCEADAIARVRQGMRMMMRLGSAWYDVETQITAITEKGLDPRNFILCTDDCHSGTLVNDGHMNRVVRHAIDCGCDPVVALQMATINTASHFGLERDLGSIAPGRRADVILTSDLKTLPIEHVVARGRTVAQDGEVLVECPHYDWPDSARQTVNMGRARTAADFEVRAPEGATNVTANVIGVIENQAPTKALTADLRVENGVACGDIETDVAQIALVERHRATGGVVNGFVSGFGYKGRMAMASTVAHDSHHMIVVGTDREMMAKAANRLGDVGGGVTVFKDGEEIALVELPIAGLMSDAPATEVAAKAENMVQAMEACGCTLNNAYMQHSLLALVVIPELRISDLGLVDVTRFEMTDVIKAAE
- a CDS encoding HU family DNA-binding protein produces the protein MAKPMTKTQLVAALAEEMGSDKKSAGAALEAVCALITREVSAGGAVTLPGVGKIYCRERPERMVRNPATGEQIKKDADKVVKMTIAKALKDSVNG